From a single Nakaseomyces glabratus chromosome H, complete sequence genomic region:
- the NUP84 gene encoding Nup84p (CAGL0H10494g~Ortholog(s) have structural constituent of nuclear pore activity), with translation MNSSLGITDMSGKDYYVRFARAVNDYQIDSIDGDQAGDPFEIAQEFRSIAGECALTELRSGNIKAGKDWELEANYWSLFRQLIKFRYSDKHQQQSQVNCSTRAAYEKELLQNNNDFYELWIIMVWLQDNLQTVERPENLPTKKWNHTLLKQGLQSQDVDYPLRDSSVILDEKDREQDRVIFKYIFQLLLRGKIEEALNECELSGNLTLSMIICGLQEYVNPEIDFHLKNEFDFQQGIKKHSLWRRTVYGISQNSKLDLYERAIYSLLAGVSPSEEVMSICNWEELLIFFINQKLQTDIENEMIRAGFVTDEEIQLYIPSSTESLSSILNDLSNLKPEESSHPLRTLIASIILGTTDSIVHSSVLQLFDAIKNSEQENEIFNEPYLLRVMTHTAIMFKIIDRHALNETDTSKLITSYITILKFYELFDCIPAYMTLLSAEETIEAYSFVLSTIEESSEKRKQIELMSVLHLPCSEIIKKITQRVFDDTEQQYQPTQVMSVCFETTKIDLHLINSVEWLLEGKLYVDAMNSILALARRFLLNGKVKSLELFFERNDLTTVINQIEIAIAVGKQPINSSTRKELSQYENLIQGFVEYENWQKSVNQLNSESNIPSLIEKFQGFSNDINILIKDFLVELCEDEKSENTAILYEIRALYIPYLIIELHKKLVEASELLKIPKFISRALELTNFVANESERIYVLFQESGKLKEYLDLVAKTAILAEDIK, from the coding sequence ATGAACTCTTCACTTGGAATTACAGATATGTCGGGTAAAGACTACTACGTTAGATTTGCCAGAGCAGTAAACGATTATCAGATCGATTCAATTGATGGAGATCAAGCCGGAGACCCTTTTGAGATTGCCCAAGAGTTCAGAAGCATCGCAGGAGAATGTGCATTGACAGAGCTGAGATCAGGGAACATTAAAGCTGGGAAAGACTGGGAGTTAGAGGCCAATTATTGGAGTTTGTTTAGgcaattaataaaatttagGTATTCAGATaaacatcaacaacaatcGCAAGTCAACTGCAGCACGCGAGCAGCGTATGAAAAAGAACTTTTGCAGAACAATAATGACTTTTATGAATTATGGATAATTATGGTATGGCTACAAGATAATCTACAAACTGTGGAAAGGCCGGAGAACTTGCCAACTAAGAAATGGAATCATACGTTATTGAAACAAGGCCTCCAGAGTCAAGATGTCGACTATCCCTTGAGAGATAGCAGTGTAATTCTTGATGAAAAGGATAGAGAACAGGATCGCGTTATATTtaagtatatttttcaattacTTTTGAGGGGTAAGATTGAGGAAGCCCTCAATGAGTGTGAATTGTCAGGTAATTTAACTTTAAGCATGATAATTTGCGGTTTGCAAGAATATGTTAATCCAGAAATTGATTTCCATCTCAAAAATGAGTTTGACTTTCAGCAGGGAATTAAAAAACATTCCCTATGGAGAAGAACAGTTTATGGTATATCTCAAAATTCCAAATTAGACCTTTACGAGAGGGCTATATATAGCTTACTAGCTGGTGTAAGTCCAAGTGAGGAAGTGATGAGCATATGTAACTGGGAGGAATTATTGatcttctttatcaatCAGAAGCTTCAAActgatattgaaaatgagaTGATAAGAGCAGGTTTTGtcactgatgaagaaatacAGTTATATATACCATCTTCGACCGAGTCGCTATCATCAATACTGAATGATTTATCCAATTTAAAACCAGAAGAAAGTTCACATCCATTAAGAACTTTGATTGCGTCAATTATCTTAGGTACTACAGATTCTATTGTTCATTCCTCGGTATTGCAATTGTTTGACGCCATAAAAAACTCTGAGCAGGAAAACGAAATTTTCAACGAGCCATACCTATTACGAGTTATGACACATACTGCTATTATGttcaaaattattgataGACATGCCTTGAATGAGACAGACACCTCAAAACTCATAACATCCTACATCACCATACTAAAATTCTATGAATTATTTGACTGCATACCAGCTTATATGACTCTATTGTCAGCTGAGGAGACTATTGAAGCGTATTCTTTTGTGCTTTCTACTATAGAAGAAAGTTctgaaaaaagaaagcaaataGAATTAATGAGTGTGCTCCATTTACCCTGTTCTGAAATCATAAAGAAGATAACACAGAGGGTATTTGATGATACTGAGCAGCAATATCAACCAACTCAAGTAATGTCAGTTTGTTTTGAAACTACTAAGATTGACTTACATCTGATTAATTCCGTTGAATGGTTATTGGAAGGTAAACTCTATGTGGATGCAATGAACTCGATACTTGCATTGGCTAGAAGATTTCTACTGAACGGTAAGGTAAAGTCTTTAGAACTGTTCTTTGAAAGAAACGATCTAACAACTGTCataaatcaaattgaaattgcAATTGCAGTTGGAAAACAACCAATCAATTCATCAACACGAAAAGAGCTTTCTCAATATGAGAATCTGATTCAGGGTTTTGTCGAGTACGAAAACTGGCAAAAATCGGTCAACCAACTGAATTCAGAATCCAACATACCATCGctaattgaaaaatttcaaggATTTTCGAATGACATTAACATTTTGATCAAAGATTTCTTGGTTGAGTTGtgtgaagatgaaaaatcCGAAAATACGGCCATACTGTATGAGATTCGTGCACTATATATACCCTATTTGATAATAGAATTGCATAAAAAGCTCGTTGAAGCTAGTGAACTTTTAAAGATTCCTAAGTTTATTTCACGAGCTCTTGAATTGACTAATTTTGTGGCAAATGAATCGGAAAGAATATATGTTTTATTCCAAGAAAGTGGGAAACTAAAAGAATACCTAGATCTTGTGGCGAAAACTGCTATTTTGGCAGAGGATATTAAATAG
- a CDS encoding short-chain dehydrogenase/reductase (CAGL0H10450g~Ortholog(s) have endoplasmic reticulum localization) — MDITEDIGRLWRANMHRILDIKSRILAKKKPTTNLDYDTYKEKTLVALITGGSGGLGLEIAIALVQRYKSVIVAIVDVVPPKKQLVKQYPNIIHYRCDITDSFQVAHMKKKVLLDFGKVNILVNNAAITIIKQLTDMTEAEIQRVINVNLIASYHLVSMFVPEMLYTKNGCIINIASVLGELTPSRLIVYGATKGGLIELHNYLNQQINAHNSYAYNRRGLKAILVCPGKISTTMFKDVDTPSKFLAPDLPPNELATEIIKTVDSKISSTLRRPYYSGLIPYIKILNQSYLDLLKNLSGMNRVTKLKKKML, encoded by the coding sequence ATGGACATCACAGAAGATATTGGAAGATTGTGGAGGGCTAATATGCATCGAATACTTGATATTAAAAGTAGGATACttgctaaaaaaaaaccaacaACTAATTTAGATTATGATACCTATAAGGAAAAAACTCTAGTAGCGTTGATTACTGGCGGTAGTGGCGGGTTAGGTCTTGAGATTGCCATTGCGTTGGTACAGCGGTATAAGAGTGTCATTGTTGCTATTGTTGACGTAGTACCACCAAAAAAGCAGCTTGTGAAACAGTACCCAAATATAATACACTATCGTTGTGATATCACAGACTCATTTCAGGTTGCTCatatgaaaaagaaagttcTACTAGACTTTGGTAAAgttaatattttggtgAACAATGCAGCTATTACGATCATCAAACAATTGACTGATATGACTGAGGCAGAGATTCAAAGAGTCATAAATGTAAACTTAATTGCATCGTACCACTTAGTGTCCATGTTTGTACCTGAAATGTTATACACTAAAAATGGATGCATAATCAATATTGCTTCTGTCTTAGGTGAATTGACACCTTCTCGTCTCATTGTCTATGGCGCTACAAAAGGTGGATTAATTGAATTACACAATTATTTAAATCAACAGATCAATGCACATAATTCGTATGCATACAATCGAAGAGGACTGAAAGCAATTTTAGTATGCCCAGGTAAAATATCTACAACCATGTTTAAGGATGTTGACACGCCTTCAAAGTTTCTAGCTCCAGACCTACCACCTAATGAACTTGCAACTGAGATTATAAAAACTGTAGATAGTAAAATATCCTCTACACTGAGAAGACCATACTATTCTGGCTTAATTCCCTATATAAAAATACTTAATCAATCGTATTTGGACCTTCTCAAGAACCTTAGCGGGATGAATAGGGTTACCAAgcttaaaaaaaaaatgctgtAA
- the HEM25 gene encoding Hem25p (CAGL0H10538g~Ortholog(s) have glycine transmembrane transporter activity, role in heme biosynthetic process, transmembrane glycine transport from cytosol to mitochondrion and mitochondrion localization) yields MASSTGHLIGGFAGGLSSAVALQPLDLLKTRFQQTKGGTLWQTVKSLDTPWQLWRGTLPSAIRTSVGSALYLSSLNLMRTALAKRKQFDTADSVVTGKSSNLPQLSMYENLVTGAFARGTVGYITMPITIIKVRYESTLYNYKSIAEAAKSIAAQEGIRGFFRGFGPTCLRDAPYSGLYVLLYEKLKHTLPTILPKSLLQLDSEGRYTAYTSTAINSTSAILSASMATTVTAPFDTIKTRMQLEPTKFKTFWSTLTTIVTQEHPIKIFSGLSMRLTRKALSAGIAWGIYEELIKHFM; encoded by the coding sequence ATGGCAAGCTCTACAGGCCACTTAATAGGTGGATTTGCCGGAGGCCTTTCCTCTGCTGTTGCGTTGCAACCACTCGACCTTCTCAAGACTAGATTCCAACAGACCAAGGGTGGTACCCTGTGGCAGACAGTAAAGTCGCTTGATACACCATGGCAGTTATGGAGAGGAACACTACCTAGTGCAATTCGTACATCTGTTGGGAGTGCACTATATTTGTCAAGTCTCAACTTGATGAGAACTGCTCTGGCGAAACGTAAGCAGTTTGACACTGCGGACAGTGTGGTCACAGGTAAGAGCAGCAACTTACCTCAATTAAGTATGTATGAGAACCTAGTGACTGGTGCGTTTGCTAGAGGTACTGTGGGTTACATAACAATGCCCATTACAATCATAAAGGTCAGGTATGAGTCTACCCTGTACAATTACAAGAGCATTGCAGAGGCAGCCAAATCGATCGCGGCACAGGAAGGGATTAGAGGCTTCTTTAGAGGATTTGGGCCAACGTGTCTAAGGGATGCCCCTTATTCTGGGTTATATGTGCTACTGTATGAGAAATTGAAGCACACTCTACCCACTATTCTTCCAAAATCGTTGCTACAACTCGATTCTGAAGGTCGGTATACAGCGTACACTTCAACAGCAATTAATTCTACAAGCGCCATATTGTCAGCTAGTATGGCAACAACAGTAACTGCTCCATTCGACACAATTAAAACCAGAATGCAGCTGGAGCcaacaaaatttaaaacGTTCTGGTCAACCCTTACAACAATAGTTACGCAAGAACATCcaatcaaaatattctctGGACTAAGCATGAGACTGACTAGGAAGGCACTCAGTGCTGGTATTGCTTGGGGTATATACGAAGAACTTATCAAGCATTTCATGTAA
- the CYK3 gene encoding Cyk3p (CAGL0H10516g~Ortholog(s) have enzyme regulator activity, role in division septum assembly and HICS complex, actomyosin contractile ring, intermediate layer, cell tip, cellular bud neck contractile ring, nucleus localization), which produces MTTMRVPFKVKARYGWSGQAKEDLGFLEGDVMEVSRVAGEWYYGRLLRNKKCAGYFPNNFVTIVEERINSVQSVDSGRSKQAQQGQPILQQSKSGLPPIPTRSTNHDSSKYRSSRQAYHSTPNLPATASGYENNAPVGSNNGYSRRAEIYGMRQPGYDQLAMKKRNNINDSLTKKPNVNKYEDFVDTPALPPLPQLQSSKRNGKHRQPVKSYSSNDLPTSRSRDPADHFVDDQRFFDGFNSGKRSSVDTSSVSSGGLFSHSQYMDNSVTSSENSFAIMSDFSATSAGSFARHRKAQSFTDSLERSENGHLQYGNSIDTKQVNDTKTGGFWKRFMNKNDSNNNGVANSLRTNESFPKLPDLQTLDISPHHNDAHDWLTVKAHVNRSKSLTKYEKHPRYMRALERNRDLVLHPQDAIYNGLNTNEIRGHGKPGSVDIELAGLNTQYIDSMTWKRCSKNSTMRLENWVRTTFSARYSTDIEKLRGIYIFCTEMFSLIDDHGHSDFSREPANLESVLYQKYCTPYELTCLFKRLAVSLSIQCEVVIGFLKTPFAVNHEFEYNHCWLRVLVNNEWRFIDVILGNITNPIHEFVNNKPAKRADDSYFLVEPLEFIYTHIPPSEYEQHIVPSLDQLSILYLPLVFPSFFKNGLVLYKFSTALSYLEDNEIYECSIEIPNDIEIFSSVVVNTEDKNKAKLYQKMELSLAQVRKHRTESGKRVIVIKAVLPPGVKSGALYIHSGVRGTQTTIANVHPLSMIIPLYHEGSESKYEFVSKVPNENILKLETYVMEPQNKYLFPDNEYNFEVLQHPFDGIMYNSTAANQNIKQPIAIKSPSGKIYNLEKNDPHVSYGTWKKTIKVKESGVWTGMILSDCGLGWANFAEWYCI; this is translated from the coding sequence ATGACGACGATGAGGGTACCATTTAAAGTGAAGGCCCGTTATGGGTGGTCGGGACAAGCCAAGGAGGACCTGGGCTTTCTCGAAGGAGATGTGATGGAGGTATCGCGAGTCGCAGGTGAGTGGTACTATGGGAGATTACTGAGGAACAAAAAGTGTGCGGGCTATTTCCCAAACAATTTTGTTACGATAGTTGAGGAGCGGATCAACAGTGTTCAATCAGTGGATAGTGGCCGGTCAAAGCAGGCCCAGCAGGGACAACCTATATTGCAACAGAGTAAGAGTGGACTGCCGCCTATTCCGACACGTAGCACCAATCATGATAGCAGCAAATACAGATCTTCGCGACAGGCTTATCATTCCACACCAAATCTCCCAGCAACAGCTAGTGGATATGAAAATAACGCTCCAGTTGGATCAAATAATGGCTACTCACGCAGAGCCGAAATTTACGGGATGAGACAACCAGGATACGATCAATTggcaatgaagaaaagaaataatattaacGATAGTCTTACCAAGAAACCCAATGTGAATAAATATGAAGATTTTGTGGATACCCCGGCTCTTCCTCCATTGCCTCAGTTGCAGTCTTCTAAACGTAACGGTAAACATAGACAGCCAGTTAAGTCATATTCGTCGAATGACCTACCAACTAGTCGCAGCAGAGATCCAGCAGATCATTTTGTTGATGACCAAAGATTTTTTGATGGTTTTAACTCAGGCAAGAGATCCTCGGTGGATACTAGTTCAGTTTCATCAGGTGGACTGTTCTCTCATTCTCAATACATGGACAACTCAGTGACAAGTAGTGAGAATAGTTTTGCAATCATGAGTGATTTTAGCGCTACTAGTGCTGGTTCATTTGCCAGACATAGAAAAGCACAATCTTTTACTGATTCTCTGGAGAGATCAGAGAACGGTCACTTACAGTACGGAAATAGTATTGATACTAAACAAGTGAATGATACGAAAACAGGAGGGTTTTGGAAGAGATTcatgaataaaaatgacTCCAATAATAACGGTGTAGCCAACTCATTAAGAACCAATGAAAGTTTCCCAAAATTACCTGATTTACAAACTTTAGATATTTCCCCACACCATAATGACGCACATGATTGGTTGACTGTGAAAGCTCATGTAAACAGATCAAAATCACTTACTAAATATGAAAAGCATCCGAGATATATGAGAGCTCTAGAACGTAATCGTGATCTGGTTCTACATCCTCAAGATGCAATCTATAATGGCTTAAATACTAACGAAATTAGAGGACATGGTAAGCCAGGATCGGTGGATATTGAGTTGGCTGGTCTCAATACTCAATACATTGATTCTATGACATGGAAAAGATGCTCTAAAAATAGCACTATGCGTCTAGAAAATTGGGTAAGGACGACATTTTCTGCAAGATACTCTACAGACATTGAGAAACTGAGAGGTATCTATATTTTCTGCACTGAAATGTTCAGTCTGATAGATGATCATGGTCATTCTGACTTTTCTAGGGAACCAGCAAATCTCGAATCAGTtctatatcaaaaatattgtaCACCTTATGAATTAACTTGTCTTTTTAAAAGGCTAGCAGTATCATTGAGTATTCAATGTGAAGTCGTGATTGGATTCTTAAAAACACCGTTTGCTGTAAATCatgaatttgaatataatcATTGTTGGTTGAGAGTTCTTGTCAATAATGAATGGAGGTTTATCGATGTAATTTTAGGTAATATCACGAATCCAATCCATGAGTTTGTAAATAACAAACCAGCAAAAAGAGCAGATGATAGCTATTTCTTAGTTGAACCTCTGgaatttatatatacacATATTCCACCTAGTGAGTATGAGCAACATATTGTTCCAAGTCTGGATCAATTGTCTATCCTTTATTTGCCGTTAGTGTTCCCttcatttttcaaaaacgGACTTGTTCTCTACAAGTTCAGCACCGCATTATCATATcttgaagataatgaaatataCGAATGCTCAATAGAAATTCCGAATGATATAGAAATTTTCTCTTCTGTTGTTGTAAACACTgaagataaaaataaagctAAGCTATATCAAAAGATGGAATTGTCACTAGCGCAAGTACGCAAACACAGAACTGAGAGTGGTAAACGGGTTATTGTGATTAAAGCTGTTCTTCCCCCTGGTGTTAAATCAGGCGCATTGTATATACACTCCGGAGTCAGAGGTACTCAAACCACTATTGCTAATGTTCATCCATTATCGATGATTATTCCTTTATATCATGAGGGTTCGGAGAGCAAATACGAATTCGTCTCTAAAGTaccaaatgaaaatatctTAAAGCTAGAGACCTACGTTATGGAGCCACAAAATAAGTATTTGTTTCCGGATAACGAGTATAATTTTGAGGTATTACAACATCCCTTTGATGGTATAATGTACAACTCTACGGCGGCAAACCAAAACATCAAGCAACCCATAGCGATAAAGTCACCATCTGGTAAGATATACAATCTAGAGAAAAATGATCCCCATGTATCATATGGTACATGGAAAAAAACTATTAAAGTTAAAGAATCAGGGGTCTGGACTGGTATGATCCTATCGGATTGTGGTTTAGGTTGGGCCAATTTCGCAGAGTGGTATTGTATCTag
- the IWR1 gene encoding Iwr1p (CAGL0H10472g~Ortholog(s) have role in RNA polymerase II complex import to nucleus, RNA polymerase III complex localization to nucleus and DNA-directed RNA polymerase II, holoenzyme, cytoplasm localization), with protein MGKRPEFIRLKRRRDEGSVATLLLEENAKKKKARYVFKLSKTVVSTDQLNKDETTTPLLKVAEDHRHFVLEQPRKRHREGEVDADTDKHSDESKSRLENQEELPPEITEMVNKYLTLNKDSENSRKKRKPSRKHFRGAAAEVKSLPSQDYVYDVYHLEQVPEDEYNKYEGSKVGFIKIIDVYGDLLPDELTDSDEQFLSDEEDSNDENYYRNDYPEDEDDDRSILFGSEGEEMAELETEFLANHDVDEFERPEMTDSADVIRPREDYDPKIATYDDVFSKLQGSSNILRSINDANFIDLDRDFEEEEGSDGEFMYNEEQEDKDEFPRNEFFPTDKDDPVAIHRDRIFHRLQKMIEKD; from the coding sequence ATGGGGAAGCGACCGGAGTTCATACGGTTGAAACGTCGCAGAGACGAAGGTTCTGTGGCTACACTGCTATTGGAAGAGAACGctaaaaagaagaaagctCGGTATGTCTTCAAGTTATCGAAGACTGTAGTATCCACAGATCAATTAAATAAAGATGAGACTACAACACCGTTGTTAAAAGTTGCGGAGGACCATAGGCATTTTGTTCTGGAACAACCAAGAAAGAGACATCGTGAAGGGGAGGTAGACGCAGACACTGACAAACACTCTGATGAAAGCAAATCAAGGTTGgaaaatcaagaagaatTACCACCCGAGATTACTGAAATGGTTAATAAATACTTGACACTTAACAAGGATAGTGAAAATAGCAGAAAAAAGAGGAAACCGAGCAGGAAGCACTTTAGGGGAGCTGCAGCTGAAGTAAAATCACTTCCAAGCCAGGACTACGTTTATGATGTTTACCATTTAGAACAAGTTCCAGAAGATGAATACAATAAATATGAAGGTAGCAAGGTTGGGTTCATTAAAATCATAGATGTTTACGGTGATTTGTTACCTGATGAATTAACTGATTCAGACGAACAATTCCTATCGGATGAAGAGGACTCTAATGATGAAAACTATTATAGAAACGATTACCCagaagacgaagatgatgacAGATCAATTTTGTTTGGGAGTGAAGGTGAAGAAATGGCTGAACTTGAAACTGAATTTCTAGCAAACCACGACGTTGATGAATTCGAACGACCGGAAATGACAGACAGCGCTGACGTAATACGACCAAGAGAGGATTACGATCCAAAAATTGCCACATATGATGACGTATTTTCCAAACTTCAAGGTAGCAGCAATATACTCAGGTCAATAAATGATGCGAATTTCATTGACCTGGATAgagattttgaagaagaagaaggaagcGATGGGGAATTTATGTACAATGAGGAACAAGAAGATAAAGATGAATTTCCTAGGAACGAATTCTTCCCAACAGACAAGGACGATCCAGTTGCTATTCACAGGGATCGAATTTTTCATCGACTGCAGAAAATGATTGAAAAAGACtaa
- the ATG20 gene encoding Atg20p (CAGL0H10428g~Ortholog(s) have phosphatidylinositol-3-phosphate binding activity and role in autophagy of mitochondrion, early endosome to Golgi transport, macroautophagy, protein localization by the Cvt pathway) yields the protein MGRSKRSKKKSLAHLQSDGKDKLSSEENISRGSEVEESPENFEEAQDYGDSLKDTDEQSDSITAIRSVTGGTASTITDLNNKFKSQELVDNEKVEINTKSTEEVGCKPSTDHSTEALDEGHDTGISSTNKDDSDVRIIGDDNEDSEAIESVDIKGKVSSGISDADVLKPQEELVHTAILENDNPFYDANKEISGSKKLDEKVNSVDSMAETTKVNSGDSKQRMGDLVVRRSENLHNPNLDYEEEDEILVSNTDTNKHSKESSSALNNANMKSFGNAVKSYTKKSGKHVRILEAKKVSEGQSRTFVAYFIKYNGHMVRRRYSDFESLRSILVKLFPLMVIPPIPEKEGLKSYSKAIAGLKHAKYILPSEQTDSVDLSLSIIDQSVSDKEENIIRHRVRILTKFLNRLLDNTDISSTSLIEDFLNPNNSNWNDFVTSSATFSMLPRNRLQANPVDPTNTTRVHACLPIPNTSVALGKRDPELFVSGNENDDTDGYILLEKEHKRYESIVNNTYKYNRRITKNFNEMKHDYDDLAAAFAELSNLDISSNPKHVDFCATFDKSSIAMQALVSNLYYNIDEPLNEAIYNTNAVTELLMFRKLKAVQLYKVEKSLVGKVHELQKLEKGENKIESEPNQESLTSARRLSPIPAPQKLGGSFFNKISEIANKVKESVSYQELDVETQISNLRKEIERLKETSAVTTKDMEVINDTICKEEVPKALKCGEKELEDILASYASYMKTYAKQNLEYWKSIQEAR from the coding sequence ATGGGTAGATCGAAACGTtctaagaagaaaagcttGGCTCATCTACAATCTGATGGGAAGGATAAGCTAAGCAGTGAGGAAAACATCTCCAGAGGAAGTGAAGTAGAGGAGTCTCCCGAGAACTTTGAGGAAGCACAGGACTACGGCGATTCCCTGAAAGACACTGATGAACAGAGTGATTCTATCACAGCTATAAGATCAGTTACTGGTGGAACAGCTAGTACAATCACCGATCTTAACAATAAATTCAAGTCACAAGAGTTAGtagataatgaaaaagtCGAGATCAATACTAAATCAACAGAGGAGGTCGGATGTAAGCCTAGCACGGATCATAGTACCGAGGCATTAGATGAAGGTCATGATACTGGTATTTCTAGTACCAACAAGGATGATAGTGACGTTAGGATAATAGgtgatgataatgaagataGTGAGGCTATTGAAAGTGTAGATATTAAAGGTAAAGTTAGCAGTGGTATTAGCGATGCAGATGTTCTGAAACCACAAGAGGAATTAGTTCATACTGCAATTCTAGAGAATGATAATCCTTTTTATGACGCCAATAAGGAAATTTCTGGATCAAAAAAGCTTGATGAAAAGGTAAATAGCGTGGATAGTATGGCAGAAACGACTAAGGTCAATTCTGGTGATAGCAAGCAAAGGATGGGAGATTTAGTAGTGCGAAGAAGTGAAAATTTGCATAACCCAAATCTTGACtatgaagaggaagatgaaataCTTGTATCAAATACAGATACGAATAAACATTCGAAGGAATCAAGCTCAGCCTTGAACAACGCTAATATGAAATCTTTTGGTAACGCTGTTAAAAGTTACACCAAGAAATCTGGGAAGCATGTAAGAATATTGGAGGCCAAGAAAGTTTCTGAGGGTCAAAGTAGAACTTTTGTCGCatatttcataaaataCAATGGCCACATGGTGAGGAGAAGATATAGTGATTTCGAGAGCCTACGATCCATATTAGTAAAGTTATTCCCTCTAATGGTTATACCACCAATACCAGAAAAGGAAGGTTTGAAATCCTACAGTAAGGCTATTGCTGGTTTAAAGCACGCCAAATATATTCTTCCTTCGGAACAGACCGATTCGGTTGATTTATCCCTTTCAATAATAGATCAGTCAGTAAGTgacaaagaagagaatataataagACACAGAGTTAGAATTCTAACAAAATTTCTGAATAGGTTACTTGATAATACTGACATCTCATCTACATCACTCATCGAGGACTTTCTTAACCCTAATAATTCAAATTGGAATGATTTTGTTACCAGCTCAGCCACATTTTCTATGTTACCTAGAAATCGACTGCAAGCAAATCCAGTGGATCCTACTAATACGACTAGAGTTCATGCCTGTCTTCCTATACCCAATACCAGTGTAGCATTAGGTAAACGTGATCCGGAACTTTTTGTGAGTGGCAACGAAAATGATGATACCGATGGTTATATTCTTCTAGAAAAGGAGCATAAAAGATATGAATCCATTGTTAATAATACTTACAAATACAATAGGAGAATAACAAAGAACTTCAACGAAATGAAGCATGATTATGATGATCTTGCGGCTGCCTTTGCAGAGTTATCAAATCTAGATATATCATCCAATCCGAAGCATGTAGATTTCTGTGCTACTTTTGATAAGTCTTCTATTGCAATGCAAGCATTGGTGAGTAACTTATACTATAATATTGATGAGCCACTCAATGAAGCTATTTATAATACTAATGCTGTGACTGAATTGTTGATGTTTAGGAAGCTCAAGGCCGTACAACTATATAAAGTAGAAAAATCATTGGTTGGGAAAGTTCATGAATTACAAAAGTTAGAAAAAGgtgaaaacaaaatagaGTCCGAGCCTAACCAGGAAAGTTTGACTTCAGCTAGACGCCTATCTCCCATTCCTGCCCCTCAAAAATTAGGTGGATcgtttttcaataaaatatcaGAGATAGCAAATAAGGTTAAAGAATCGGTAAGTTATCAAGAGCTAGATGTAGAAACACAGATATCAAATTTGaggaaagaaattgaaaggTTAAAGGAGACGTCTGCAGTCACGACGAAGGATATGGAGGTTATCAATGACACAATTTGTAAAGAGGAAGTGCCGAAAGCTCTCAAATGTGGTGaaaaagaacttgaagatATACTTGCCAGTTACGCTTCATATATGAAAACATACGCTAAGCAAAATCTGGAATATTGGAAAAGCATTCAAGAGGCACGTTAA